A window of Chitinophagales bacterium contains these coding sequences:
- the rfbD gene encoding dTDP-4-dehydrorhamnose reductase, translating into MKILVTGANGLLGQYLVKQLLHAGYFVVATGKGENRHPVEALNCFVYYDMDILDEPTVNQVMEKERPEVVVHAAAMTQVDDCEKDPERAEAVNVKGTAQVLVNAEAISTHFIYVSTDFVFDGEKGMYVETDECNPVNFYGFTKLQAEAITETSAIPFAIVRTCLVYGQPLHGKRSNIFTWVKNSLESGQPIRVVDDQWRTPTYVEDLAKGIALIIQKKATGTYHLSGEEGMSPFEFASRVATHFGLTTSLIERVTAENFTQPGRRPPKTGFEIRKAKSELEYAPRDLEEGFRSMFPSGG; encoded by the coding sequence ATGAAAATCCTGGTCACCGGTGCGAACGGTTTATTGGGCCAATACCTGGTCAAACAGCTGCTTCATGCGGGATATTTTGTGGTGGCCACCGGAAAAGGCGAGAATCGCCATCCGGTGGAGGCACTAAACTGCTTTGTGTATTACGATATGGATATCCTCGACGAACCCACGGTTAATCAGGTGATGGAAAAAGAAAGACCTGAGGTGGTGGTACATGCTGCGGCCATGACCCAGGTGGATGATTGTGAAAAGGACCCCGAACGGGCCGAAGCCGTGAATGTAAAAGGCACTGCCCAGGTGTTAGTAAATGCCGAAGCAATCTCTACACACTTCATTTATGTATCTACGGATTTCGTTTTTGATGGGGAAAAAGGAATGTATGTGGAGACAGATGAATGCAATCCGGTGAATTTTTATGGTTTCACCAAACTCCAGGCCGAGGCCATCACGGAAACAAGCGCCATTCCCTTTGCCATCGTACGTACTTGTCTGGTATATGGGCAACCCCTGCATGGAAAACGATCGAATATATTTACCTGGGTAAAGAACAGTCTTGAATCCGGGCAACCGATCCGGGTAGTGGATGACCAATGGCGTACGCCCACTTATGTGGAGGACCTGGCGAAGGGCATTGCCCTCATCATTCAAAAAAAAGCAACGGGCACTTATCACTTATCCGGCGAAGAGGGTATGAGTCCATTTGAATTTGCTTCCAGGGTGGCAACTCATTTTGGCTTGACCACTTCCCTGATCGAACGTGTAACAGCTGAAAACTTCACTCAACCTGGTCGTCGTCCTCCCAAGACCGGCTTTGAGATCCGGAAAGCGAAATCTGAATTAGAATATGCTCCCCGCGATCTTGAAGAAGGCTTCCGCTCGATGTTCCCCTCCGGGGGTTGA
- a CDS encoding TonB-dependent receptor codes for MATALRTILSILILTIYCTSFAQTGEIVGWIRDNESKEALSGASIALADGRNEHTDDLGRFRINTVATGKYEMVISYIGYRTTIVPVEVREKEKTEVLIDLFRANLDLREIRVNSRKQSALQTISAVDIMLRPVNTSQDVLRIVPGLFLAQHAGGGKAEQIFLRGFDIDHGTDIRLSVDGIPVNMVSHAHGQGYADLHFLIPETIEKLQFDKGPYQSDQGNQATAGFVAFKTRDFIRENLLKAEAGRFGLQRYYGQLKVIDKERGETKQQFYIASEYARNKGYFESPQDFHRFNVLGKYHLQQGNKRQLTILASAFDSKWFASGQIPDRAVQSGLISRFGAIDDTEGGNTSRINTSLQYQHRWNSGWISSDQIYYTRYHFNLFSNFTFFLNDPVDGDGINQRESRDLFGYNGSLVRQGQLAGKPSTTRIGYGFRADRVHDIELTKSVLRRKTDPIQRGDVRENDIFIYGEKDIRLGNRVQIKAGLRFDQLQFAYRNTLTNETNYRKQARATLNPSLRIQYTPSAGLRLYGNVGTGFHSNDTRVILDNLAREILPKVYAVDAGVELKPTRGLLIHAASWYLMSEQEFVYVGDEGIIEPGGRTQRMGLDLMIRYQMNNWLFADMDLNLTRARSLGVAKEEAYVPLAAAFTSSGGLSVKPEKGPTASLRYRWITSRPANEFNSVRTEGYFLLDAVLSYPWKKLEFNLSAENLLDADWREAQFDTESRLRNETTPVSEIHYTPGMPFFIKAGISLRF; via the coding sequence ATGGCAACTGCTTTAAGGACCATTTTATCAATACTTATTCTCACCATCTATTGCACCTCCTTTGCGCAGACAGGCGAGATCGTAGGATGGATCAGGGACAATGAATCCAAAGAAGCCCTGTCGGGTGCAAGCATTGCCTTAGCAGATGGTCGTAATGAACATACAGATGACCTCGGAAGATTCAGGATCAACACGGTTGCCACCGGAAAATACGAAATGGTGATTTCCTATATTGGTTACCGTACGACCATTGTTCCGGTAGAAGTGAGGGAAAAAGAGAAAACAGAAGTATTGATCGATCTGTTTCGCGCAAATCTTGATCTGCGGGAGATACGGGTCAATAGTCGTAAGCAAAGTGCATTGCAAACCATCAGTGCCGTGGATATCATGTTGCGTCCCGTTAATACTTCACAGGATGTATTACGTATCGTACCCGGGCTCTTTCTGGCACAACATGCCGGAGGAGGTAAAGCAGAACAGATATTCCTGCGTGGATTTGATATAGACCACGGTACGGATATACGACTCTCGGTAGATGGCATACCGGTGAATATGGTGTCTCATGCGCATGGACAGGGCTATGCCGATCTGCATTTCCTGATTCCCGAAACGATCGAAAAACTGCAATTTGATAAGGGGCCTTATCAATCTGATCAGGGTAATCAGGCCACTGCAGGGTTTGTAGCCTTCAAGACCAGGGATTTCATTCGGGAGAATTTATTGAAAGCGGAGGCCGGTCGTTTTGGACTGCAACGTTACTACGGACAACTCAAAGTCATTGATAAGGAGAGAGGCGAAACCAAACAACAATTCTACATCGCTTCGGAATATGCACGTAACAAGGGCTATTTTGAAAGCCCCCAGGATTTCCATCGTTTTAATGTTCTGGGAAAATATCATTTGCAGCAGGGGAATAAACGTCAATTAACAATTCTGGCCTCTGCATTTGACAGTAAATGGTTTGCCTCTGGACAGATTCCTGACCGGGCGGTACAATCAGGACTTATATCCCGGTTTGGAGCCATTGATGATACGGAGGGCGGAAATACGAGCCGTATCAATACCAGTTTACAATACCAGCATCGGTGGAATTCTGGCTGGATTTCCTCCGATCAGATTTATTATACACGATATCATTTCAATCTTTTCTCCAATTTCACTTTTTTCCTGAATGACCCGGTTGATGGCGATGGGATCAATCAACGGGAAAGTCGTGATCTTTTTGGATATAATGGTTCTCTTGTCCGTCAGGGCCAATTGGCGGGTAAGCCCAGTACCACCCGGATCGGATATGGCTTCAGAGCGGACAGGGTACATGATATTGAATTGACAAAATCCGTGCTCCGCCGTAAAACAGATCCCATTCAACGGGGTGATGTACGCGAGAACGATATTTTCATTTATGGAGAAAAGGATATCCGATTGGGAAACCGTGTACAGATAAAGGCCGGCCTTCGTTTTGACCAATTGCAATTTGCCTACCGTAATACCTTGACAAATGAAACGAACTATCGGAAACAGGCACGAGCTACCCTCAACCCGTCACTCCGTATCCAATATACGCCCAGCGCCGGATTACGGTTATACGGAAACGTTGGTACTGGTTTTCATTCAAATGATACCCGGGTGATCCTGGACAATCTGGCCAGGGAAATTTTACCCAAAGTATATGCGGTTGATGCCGGTGTGGAATTAAAACCAACCCGGGGATTATTGATACATGCCGCTTCCTGGTACCTGATGTCTGAACAGGAATTTGTATATGTAGGCGATGAGGGTATCATTGAACCCGGTGGAAGGACACAACGGATGGGGCTTGACCTGATGATCAGATACCAAATGAATAATTGGCTTTTTGCCGATATGGATCTTAACCTGACCCGTGCCCGTTCGCTGGGTGTGGCCAAGGAAGAGGCGTATGTGCCATTGGCTGCCGCATTCACCAGTTCAGGCGGACTCAGTGTTAAACCCGAAAAAGGGCCAACGGCTTCTTTGCGCTATCGGTGGATCACCTCCCGACCGGCAAATGAGTTCAATTCGGTACGCACCGAAGGTTATTTTCTGCTTGATGCGGTGCTCTCCTACCCCTGGAAGAAATTGGAATTTAATCTGTCGGCCGAGAACCTACTCGATGCAGATTGGCGCGAAGCCCAGTTTGATACAGAATCCAGGTTAAGAAATGAAACGACACCTGTTTCGGAGATTCATTACACCCCTGGTATGCCATTCTTCATAAAAGCAGGTATTAGCCTGCGTTTTTAA
- a CDS encoding c-type cytochrome translates to MKKTWIVLAAMATLTACNSGETKTTSAETPAATEVKKEEPKSNPDYDKGLAIEVTQNCNTCHKIDEKLIGPSYKDIANKYENNDATVAMLSKKVIEGGQGVWGEVPMAAHPELPEEDAKAIVKYILTFKGK, encoded by the coding sequence ATGAAAAAGACATGGATCGTACTTGCCGCAATGGCCACCCTGACTGCTTGTAACAGTGGTGAAACCAAAACAACTTCTGCTGAAACACCTGCTGCCACCGAAGTAAAGAAAGAAGAACCCAAGAGCAATCCGGATTATGACAAAGGATTGGCCATCGAGGTCACACAGAATTGTAATACCTGTCATAAGATCGATGAAAAACTCATCGGGCCTTCTTATAAAGATATTGCCAATAAATACGAGAACAATGATGCGACAGTAGCGATGCTGTCCAAAAAAGTAATCGAAGGTGGTCAGGGTGTATGGGGTGAAGTACCCATGGCCGCACATCCTGAATTACCCGAAGAGGATGCCAAAGCCATTGTTAAATATATCCTGACATTTAAAGGAAAATAA
- a CDS encoding DUF4331 family protein, which yields MKYLNKGVLLFSLGALLLAGCDKDENEDNFDTSGTYVQKDQMARPAVNTVFVNSARKDEFNTTTPALQNAAFNTQFQSVLTGFGYMQNALGQDKATFAGLLATDVLNVKTSGTTTFFDGTNVLTGRALADDVIDVELLLIFGGATGASNPGLTSDNVGANDKAFSGTFPYLASPF from the coding sequence ATGAAATATTTGAATAAAGGAGTTTTATTGTTCTCCCTCGGAGCGCTATTGCTCGCAGGTTGTGATAAGGACGAAAACGAAGATAACTTTGATACCTCTGGTACCTATGTTCAAAAGGACCAAATGGCTCGTCCGGCAGTCAATACCGTATTTGTCAATTCTGCCCGGAAAGACGAGTTCAATACAACTACTCCTGCCTTACAAAATGCCGCCTTCAATACGCAATTTCAGTCTGTATTGACCGGATTTGGGTATATGCAAAATGCGTTGGGTCAGGATAAGGCCACCTTTGCCGGTTTGCTGGCTACGGATGTGCTTAATGTAAAAACGAGCGGCACCACCACCTTTTTCGATGGTACCAATGTACTGACCGGAAGAGCTCTGGCGGATGATGTGATCGATGTGGAATTACTGCTCATCTTTGGCGGTGCCACAGGAGCATCCAATCCTGGACTTACCTCGGATAATGTTGGGGCCAATGATAAGGCCTTTAGTGGGACCTTCCCCTATTTGGCTTCTCCTTTCTAA
- a CDS encoding DUF4331 family protein, translated as MKKKFLWTGFLGLLAAGGILFAADHIDAPAVTGPSSASLGTDITDIYAFQSPADNSKMVFVINTQGLLSPTATSSASFPSNVMYEMNIDNSGDNVEDLVIQCLVKNNKLRVYGPVAPSAPGLNSMVMTNGTMTETDVTAYGASTLNVGTNNGIRVFAGPRDDPFFFDLVRFQEILAGTQTGFRSPGVDAFAGTNVMSIVVEVPKNLLGSAATLNVWAESKTK; from the coding sequence ATGAAAAAGAAATTCCTATGGACTGGTTTCCTTGGGTTGCTGGCAGCAGGCGGTATTCTATTTGCCGCGGATCATATCGACGCACCCGCCGTAACCGGCCCATCCAGCGCAAGTCTGGGTACTGATATTACGGACATCTATGCTTTTCAAAGCCCTGCTGACAATAGCAAGATGGTATTTGTGATCAATACCCAGGGTCTGCTTTCTCCAACTGCCACTTCTTCGGCCAGTTTTCCATCCAATGTCATGTATGAAATGAACATCGACAACTCCGGTGATAATGTGGAAGATCTCGTGATTCAGTGTCTTGTCAAGAACAATAAGCTTCGGGTATATGGACCCGTTGCCCCTTCAGCTCCTGGTCTCAATAGCATGGTGATGACCAATGGCACAATGACCGAAACCGATGTGACTGCCTATGGCGCGTCTACATTGAATGTGGGAACTAACAATGGTATCCGTGTTTTTGCCGGTCCCCGTGATGATCCATTCTTCTTTGACCTCGTACGCTTTCAGGAAATATTGGCTGGTACACAAACAGGTTTTCGCAGCCCGGGTGTAGATGCTTTTGCCGGTACGAATGTAATGTCGATCGTGGTCGAAGTTCCGAAGAACCTGCTGGGTTCAGCGGCTACCCTGAACGTATGGGCCGAATCAAAAACTAAATAA
- the pfkA gene encoding 6-phosphofructokinase gives MAKKVSKIGVLTSGGDAPGMNAAIRAVVRTGLYYGLEVYGIMRGYQGLIEDDIVQMDSRSVANIIQRGGTILKTARCKEFYEPAGRKKAYEILKKKGIDGLVIIGGDGSFRGAVKFSQEFDIPCVGLAGTIDKDIYGTDFTIGFDTAVNTAVEAIDKIRDTMDAHDRIFVIEVMGRDAGYIALHSGIATGAENILIPERKTDIEDVIKSLKEKERRKKLVNLIVVAEGDDFGGADEVQKVISGQLPNAEIRVCILGHIQRGGSPSCLDRLIASRMGFHAVESLIEGRHNVFVGILNNKMHYIPLESAVKNKAKISDEWMRIVKILAS, from the coding sequence ATGGCAAAAAAAGTTTCTAAGATCGGGGTATTGACATCAGGCGGTGACGCCCCGGGAATGAATGCCGCGATCAGGGCGGTGGTACGGACAGGCCTTTATTATGGTTTAGAGGTATACGGCATCATGCGCGGATACCAGGGTTTGATCGAAGACGATATTGTGCAAATGGACTCCCGGTCCGTGGCCAATATCATTCAACGCGGAGGTACCATATTAAAGACCGCCCGTTGCAAGGAATTCTATGAACCGGCCGGGAGAAAAAAGGCCTATGAGATCCTGAAGAAAAAAGGGATCGACGGGCTGGTTATCATCGGCGGAGATGGTTCTTTCCGGGGTGCGGTAAAATTCAGTCAGGAATTTGATATCCCCTGTGTGGGATTGGCCGGCACCATTGACAAAGATATTTATGGCACCGATTTCACCATTGGGTTTGATACCGCGGTCAACACTGCGGTAGAAGCCATTGATAAAATCCGGGATACCATGGATGCGCACGACCGAATCTTTGTGATCGAAGTAATGGGACGTGACGCCGGATATATCGCCCTGCATTCGGGTATCGCCACAGGAGCGGAGAATATTCTTATCCCTGAACGCAAGACCGATATCGAGGATGTGATCAAATCACTCAAAGAGAAAGAAAGAAGGAAAAAACTGGTGAACCTGATCGTTGTGGCAGAAGGAGATGATTTTGGCGGTGCCGATGAGGTGCAGAAAGTAATATCCGGGCAATTGCCCAATGCCGAGATCAGGGTTTGTATCCTCGGTCATATTCAACGGGGAGGTTCACCCTCCTGCCTCGACAGGTTGATCGCCAGCCGCATGGGCTTCCATGCTGTGGAAAGCCTGATCGAAGGCCGTCACAATGTATTTGTAGGAATCCTTAACAATAAGATGCATTATATTCCGCTGGAGAGTGCCGTAAAGAACAAGGCCAAGATCAGCGATGAATGGATGCGGATCGTAAAAATTCTGGCGAGCTAA
- a CDS encoding DUF1080 domain-containing protein gives MQKTILAFASFFLLTSCNDTASTKEKETPTPVASADNTLSEQEKADGWQLLFDGSTKTGWHVYNAVSDGSAWVIDSGTLHLDPKEMIEWQTKGGGDIVTDAEYENFHLKLDWKIDTAGNSGVMFYIHESPDTSLHKYAWYTGPEMQVLDNVRHGDANNGKHRAGDLYDLISSSPETVKPAGEWNQVEIIANKGSLELFLNGTKVVQTTLWDDNWKKLVAGSKFINMPEFGTYKKGRIGLQDHGNKVWFRNVKVRSL, from the coding sequence ATGCAAAAGACGATTCTTGCCTTTGCTTCATTCTTTCTCTTGACCTCCTGTAATGATACAGCGTCAACAAAAGAAAAAGAAACACCTACCCCTGTCGCTTCTGCCGATAATACCCTTTCCGAACAGGAAAAGGCTGATGGTTGGCAACTGCTTTTTGACGGAAGTACCAAAACGGGTTGGCATGTGTACAATGCCGTGTCGGATGGTTCGGCCTGGGTTATTGACAGCGGGACCCTTCATTTGGATCCCAAGGAAATGATCGAATGGCAAACCAAAGGCGGTGGAGATATCGTCACCGATGCCGAGTACGAGAATTTTCATTTAAAACTGGATTGGAAGATCGACACGGCCGGAAACAGCGGTGTGATGTTCTATATCCATGAAAGCCCGGATACCAGTTTACATAAATATGCCTGGTACACCGGTCCTGAAATGCAGGTGCTTGACAATGTCCGTCATGGTGATGCCAATAATGGCAAACATCGTGCAGGTGACCTTTATGACCTGATCAGTTCTTCCCCTGAAACAGTTAAACCAGCCGGTGAATGGAACCAGGTAGAGATCATCGCCAATAAAGGTTCATTGGAGTTATTCCTCAACGGTACCAAAGTGGTGCAAACAACGCTTTGGGATGATAACTGGAAGAAACTCGTGGCGGGTAGTAAATTCATCAACATGCCAGAGTTTGGTACCTATAAAAAAGGCCGGATCGGGTTACAGGATCATGGGAATAAAGTGTGGTTTAGGAATGTAAAGGTTAGGAGTTTGTAG
- a CDS encoding T9SS type A sorting domain-containing protein — MMRIVPLFLLYLLVNSHLALAQCSASGNFVGSTSLVTGQGDGTPANPYRPGSVVRVTATISGTYSRSGSNWWHGIQINLGSNFSFATPLNFTRTGFPGNARWIWSNGHAGSGPGTAGPGIYYDDDSNGDPSDGYGRNTGSLAGTFSFNIVVGNNATTSATISANILPDGFSGNFSSSTCDSDASPAAAKTIFNNVALPATLISFRAQKTNDKDIQLIWQTATEQNVSHFEIQYSADSRTWSTIDSKPAVGNSNTVQTYTYTHTQAISEDNLYRIRVVDRDNRVEYSRVVSIKKDFKATFTMQKPYPNPVTDKVSFRLIAPEQGQGEIGVYNTAGNLVTKMTVDVEKGLNEFSLNASSWPAGVYLVRFSNTSTVLSEKFLKNN; from the coding sequence ATGATGAGAATTGTACCCCTATTCCTCCTTTATTTACTTGTCAATTCCCATTTGGCACTGGCTCAATGCAGTGCAAGCGGAAATTTTGTAGGCTCTACCAGCCTGGTCACCGGCCAGGGTGACGGCACTCCGGCAAATCCATATCGTCCAGGTTCTGTGGTCAGAGTAACCGCCACGATCAGTGGTACATATAGCCGTTCCGGTTCAAACTGGTGGCATGGTATTCAGATCAACCTCGGAAGTAATTTCAGTTTTGCCACTCCTTTGAATTTCACGCGTACCGGTTTTCCTGGAAATGCCCGATGGATTTGGAGTAATGGCCATGCTGGATCCGGTCCTGGTACTGCTGGCCCCGGCATATATTATGACGACGACTCAAATGGTGATCCCTCCGATGGATATGGACGAAACACCGGTTCTCTTGCAGGAACCTTTTCCTTTAATATTGTAGTAGGCAATAACGCGACCACTTCCGCCACCATTTCTGCCAATATTTTACCGGATGGATTTTCCGGAAACTTTAGCAGTTCTACCTGTGACAGTGATGCGAGCCCCGCTGCCGCAAAAACTATCTTCAACAATGTTGCCCTTCCAGCCACATTGATTTCGTTCCGTGCACAGAAGACAAATGACAAGGATATTCAACTTATATGGCAAACAGCTACTGAACAGAATGTATCGCATTTTGAAATTCAGTATAGCGCTGATAGCCGCACCTGGTCAACCATCGATTCTAAACCAGCCGTTGGAAATTCAAATACTGTTCAAACCTATACCTATACCCATACCCAGGCGATAAGTGAGGACAACCTGTATCGTATCCGCGTTGTAGACCGGGACAACAGAGTGGAATACTCTCGTGTAGTATCCATTAAAAAAGATTTCAAAGCTACCTTTACCATGCAGAAACCCTACCCCAATCCAGTGACGGATAAGGTGAGTTTCCGGTTGATAGCACCCGAACAAGGCCAGGGAGAGATCGGGGTTTATAATACTGCTGGTAATCTGGTAACTAAAATGACTGTAGACGTGGAAAAGGGATTGAATGAGTTTTCGCTCAATGCCAGTTCCTGGCCTGCGGGAGTTTACCTGGTGCGGTTTAGCAACACCTCTACGGTGCTTTCGGAAAAATTCTTAAAAAACAATTAG
- the pyk gene encoding pyruvate kinase, producing MAKHADKYFHKEFDKEAGRQHASKRTKIVATVGPACDSYEQLLELVRAGVNVFRLNFSHGTHEDKARIIGFIKEINVKEPYNISILADLQGPKLRVGEIENGSLPLEEGDILTFTNEKLVGNREKIFVSYPDLHKDVQPGEKILIDDGKIEVVVREITPDKMVRVEVTLGGILLPKKGVNLPDTNISLPSLTEKDLADLEFIIAQQVDWVALSFVRKTVDIVDLKKRLKNAGCKSKVIAKIEMPEALRNLRDIILESDGVMIARGDLGVELPVEEVPLIQKDIIKKCIHRAKPVIVATQMMESMMERTKPNRSEITDVANAVLEGADAVMLSGETATGKYPKLVVETMTKIILEVEHKAYDYNREEMLKPLPHSPSFLSDAICYNACKLADDVKANALIGMTQSGYTAFMLSSYRPHSPVYIFTKERSLVNQLSLSWGVRAFFYDEEESLDEIIFDQIDILKERGFIRSGDVVVSTGSTPVALHLPTNMLKITTVA from the coding sequence ATGGCTAAACATGCAGATAAGTATTTCCACAAGGAATTTGATAAGGAAGCAGGCAGACAGCACGCCTCCAAGCGAACCAAGATCGTAGCCACAGTCGGACCCGCCTGTGACAGTTACGAACAACTACTGGAACTGGTAAGGGCCGGAGTAAATGTCTTTCGCCTGAATTTCTCCCATGGCACCCATGAGGACAAGGCCCGGATCATAGGCTTTATCAAAGAGATCAATGTAAAGGAGCCTTATAATATCTCGATCCTGGCTGACCTGCAGGGACCCAAACTCCGCGTAGGCGAAATAGAAAATGGATCCTTACCTCTCGAAGAAGGAGATATCCTCACTTTTACCAATGAAAAATTGGTAGGTAACCGGGAAAAAATATTTGTTTCCTACCCGGATCTCCATAAGGATGTACAACCAGGAGAGAAGATCCTGATCGATGATGGAAAGATCGAAGTGGTGGTGCGTGAAATAACGCCTGACAAGATGGTCAGAGTAGAGGTAACCCTGGGGGGTATCCTCCTGCCTAAAAAAGGTGTAAACCTGCCCGATACAAATATCTCCCTCCCTTCTCTGACGGAAAAGGACCTTGCTGACCTGGAGTTCATAATTGCGCAACAGGTGGATTGGGTTGCTTTATCCTTTGTGCGGAAAACAGTCGATATCGTTGACCTGAAAAAGCGGTTAAAGAATGCGGGCTGTAAATCCAAAGTGATCGCCAAGATCGAAATGCCCGAAGCCCTTCGCAATCTGCGGGATATCATTTTGGAAAGTGATGGTGTCATGATCGCCCGGGGTGACCTCGGGGTTGAACTACCGGTGGAAGAAGTACCATTGATCCAGAAAGATATCATTAAAAAATGCATCCATCGGGCCAAACCCGTGATCGTGGCAACGCAAATGATGGAGAGCATGATGGAAAGAACAAAACCGAACCGGAGTGAGATAACGGATGTGGCCAATGCGGTGCTGGAAGGTGCCGATGCGGTTATGCTCAGTGGAGAGACCGCCACCGGGAAATATCCCAAACTGGTGGTGGAAACCATGACCAAGATCATTCTGGAAGTGGAACACAAAGCCTACGATTATAACCGGGAGGAAATGTTGAAACCCCTGCCCCACTCTCCTTCTTTCCTGAGTGACGCCATTTGTTACAATGCCTGTAAACTGGCCGATGATGTAAAAGCCAATGCACTGATCGGGATGACACAGAGCGGATATACAGCCTTTATGCTGAGCAGTTATCGCCCTCACTCCCCTGTCTATATTTTTACCAAAGAACGCTCACTGGTGAACCAACTCAGCCTGAGCTGGGGTGTACGCGCCTTTTTCTATGATGAAGAAGAAAGCCTCGATGAGATCATCTTTGATCAGATCGATATTTTAAAAGAAAGAGGATTTATCCGTAGTGGTGATGTGGTAGTGAGTACGGGAAGTACTCCGGTGGCCTTGCATTTGCCAACGAATATGTTGAAGATAACTACGGTGGCGTAG
- a CDS encoding amidinotransferase, which yields MQTTSHILMIRPVRFGYNPETAVNNAFQQAPNEEAAVIQQKALVEFDGFVDLLRKNGVDVTVVQDTDTPHTPDSIFPNNWVSFHADGSIYLYPMFALNRRQERKPTVLEAIGKKFEVKTKHDLTGYENESGFLEGTGSMVLDRENKIAYACLSERTHPEVLQSFCEISGYRPVAFYALDQEGKPIYHTNVMMCVADKYVVICLDALPDPTEKELVRSVILASGKEILEIDLNQMNHFAGNMLQIANQDGEKLLVMSSQAFHSLHPAQVEKLSSYNRILHAPLDSIEANGGGSARCMMAEIHNPTLQ from the coding sequence ATGCAAACAACATCCCACATATTGATGATCCGACCGGTGCGTTTTGGGTATAACCCCGAAACAGCCGTGAACAATGCGTTTCAACAAGCCCCCAACGAAGAAGCCGCGGTGATTCAGCAAAAAGCACTGGTGGAATTTGATGGCTTTGTGGACCTCCTCCGAAAAAATGGCGTGGACGTAACCGTGGTACAGGATACCGATACACCCCATACTCCCGATTCAATATTCCCCAATAACTGGGTGTCTTTTCATGCGGATGGATCGATCTATCTCTATCCCATGTTTGCCCTCAACCGGAGACAGGAGAGAAAACCAACCGTGCTGGAGGCGATCGGGAAAAAGTTTGAAGTAAAAACCAAACATGACCTGACTGGGTATGAGAATGAATCTGGTTTCCTCGAAGGAACGGGAAGCATGGTACTCGATCGCGAAAACAAGATCGCGTATGCCTGTCTTTCTGAAAGAACCCATCCCGAAGTCCTCCAATCGTTCTGCGAGATCAGTGGATACCGACCTGTCGCCTTTTATGCTTTAGACCAGGAGGGAAAACCCATTTACCATACCAATGTGATGATGTGTGTGGCAGATAAATACGTGGTGATCTGTTTGGATGCCCTACCCGATCCAACCGAAAAAGAACTGGTCCGTTCCGTGATCCTGGCCTCTGGAAAAGAGATCCTGGAAATTGACCTCAACCAAATGAACCATTTCGCCGGAAATATGCTACAGATAGCCAATCAGGATGGTGAAAAATTACTTGTCATGTCCTCCCAGGCTTTCCATTCCCTGCATCCGGCCCAGGTCGAAAAACTAAGTAGTTATAACCGGATCCTCCATGCCCCCCTCGACAGTATTGAGGCGAACGGAGGCGGCAGCGCCCGCTGTATGATGGCAGAAATTCACAATCCTACCCTACAGTAA